The following nucleotide sequence is from Synechococcales cyanobacterium T60_A2020_003.
TTCAGCACCATCCCCACGGTGCCAATCCCTTCGGCAGAGACCCCAAAGAACTAAAGATCAGCGCGACAAAGACATAAATTGATCCTTGTTGAGCCATCCAAAATCCGAAGGGAACACCACCAAACTGAATACTGTTCAGGGGAACCACAAAGAGAATACTCATCCCCAAGGACACAATCGCCCAGACCATTAAGAGATTGCGAATCAAAGCCTTATTCGCTTTCCAATACGCCCTTTGTAAATCAGTGTTATCATTCATAACCGTAATCCAATGACATTACAGATACTCCCCATCTGTCTTGGCACCTCAACGTTCACATCCACAAACGGTTGG
It contains:
- a CDS encoding DUF4212 domain-containing protein, translated to MNDNTDLQRAYWKANKALIRNLLMVWAIVSLGMSILFVVPLNSIQFGGVPFGFWMAQQGSIYVFVALIFSSLGSLPKGLAPWGWC